The following proteins come from a genomic window of Enterobacter chengduensis:
- the pgi gene encoding glucose-6-phosphate isomerase: MKNINPTQTAAWQALQKHYDEMKDVTIADLFAKDADRFTKFSATFDDLMLVDFSKNRITEETLAKLQDLAKETELADAIKSMFSGEKINRTEDRAVLHVALRNRSNTPIIVDGKDVMPEVNAVLEKMKTFSEAIVSGSWKGYTGKAITDVVNIGIGGSDLGPFMVTEALRPYKNHLNMHFVSNVDGTHIAEVLKNVNPETTLFLVASKTFTTQETMTNAHSARDWFLKTAGDNKHVAKHFAALSTNGKAVSEFGIDTANMFEFWDWVGGRYSLWSAIGLSIILSVGFDNFVELLSGAHAMDKHFSTTAPEKNLPVLLALIGIWYNNFFGAETEAILPYDQYMHRFAAYFQQGNMESNGKYVDRNGNAVDYQTGPIIWGEPGTNGQHAFYQLIHQGTKMVPCDFIAPAITHNPLSDHHPKLLSNFFAQTEALAFGKSREVVEQEYRDQGKDPATLEHVVPFKVFEGNRPTNSILLREITPFSLGALIALYEHKIFTQGAILNIFTFDQWGVELGKQLANRILPELGDDKAIASHDSSTNGLINRYKAWRA; encoded by the coding sequence ATGAAAAACATCAACCCAACGCAGACCGCTGCCTGGCAGGCACTCCAGAAACATTATGATGAAATGAAAGACGTCACCATCGCGGATCTGTTCGCGAAAGATGCCGATCGTTTCACGAAATTCTCCGCGACCTTCGACGACCTGATGCTGGTGGATTTCTCCAAAAACCGCATTACCGAAGAGACGCTGGCAAAGCTGCAGGATCTGGCGAAAGAAACCGAGCTGGCGGACGCCATCAAATCCATGTTCTCCGGTGAGAAAATTAACCGCACCGAAGACCGTGCCGTGCTGCACGTGGCCCTGCGTAACCGTAGCAATACGCCAATCATCGTTGACGGCAAAGACGTGATGCCGGAAGTGAACGCGGTGCTGGAAAAGATGAAAACCTTCTCCGAAGCGATCGTCTCCGGTAGCTGGAAAGGCTACACCGGCAAAGCGATCACCGACGTGGTGAACATCGGTATCGGCGGTTCCGATCTCGGTCCATTCATGGTGACCGAGGCGCTGCGCCCGTACAAAAACCACCTCAATATGCATTTCGTGTCTAACGTCGATGGTACCCACATCGCCGAAGTGCTGAAGAACGTGAACCCGGAAACCACGCTGTTCCTGGTGGCGTCTAAAACCTTCACGACGCAGGAAACCATGACCAACGCCCACAGCGCGCGCGACTGGTTCCTGAAAACCGCGGGCGACAACAAGCACGTGGCGAAACACTTCGCGGCGCTGTCCACCAACGGTAAAGCGGTTAGCGAGTTTGGCATTGATACCGCGAACATGTTCGAGTTCTGGGACTGGGTTGGCGGCCGCTACTCCCTGTGGTCTGCGATTGGCCTGTCCATCATCCTGTCCGTGGGCTTCGACAACTTCGTTGAGCTACTCTCCGGCGCGCACGCGATGGATAAACACTTCTCCACGACCGCACCAGAGAAAAACCTGCCGGTGCTGCTGGCGCTGATCGGTATCTGGTACAACAACTTCTTCGGCGCTGAAACCGAAGCGATCCTGCCGTACGACCAGTATATGCACCGCTTTGCGGCCTACTTCCAGCAGGGCAATATGGAATCCAACGGTAAATACGTTGACCGTAACGGCAACGCGGTGGATTACCAGACTGGCCCAATCATCTGGGGCGAGCCGGGCACCAACGGTCAGCATGCCTTCTACCAGCTGATCCACCAGGGCACCAAAATGGTACCGTGCGATTTCATCGCCCCGGCTATCACCCATAACCCGCTGTCTGACCACCATCCGAAGCTGCTGTCGAACTTCTTCGCGCAGACCGAAGCGCTGGCGTTTGGTAAATCCCGTGAAGTCGTTGAGCAGGAATACCGTGACCAGGGTAAAGATCCGGCAACCCTGGAGCACGTTGTGCCGTTCAAGGTGTTCGAAGGCAACCGCCCAACCAACTCTATCCTGCTGCGCGAAATCACGCCGTTCAGCCTGGGCGCGCTGATTGCCCTGTACGAGCACAAAATCTTCACGCAGGGCGCGATCCTGAACATCTTCACCTTTGATCAGTGGGGCGTTGAGCTGGGCAAACAGCTGGCAAACCGTATTCTGCCAGAGCTGGGTGACGATAAAGCGATTGCCAGCCACGACAGCTCGACAAATGGTCTGATCAACCGTTATAAAGCCTGGCGTGCGTAA
- the yjbE gene encoding exopolysaccharide production protein YjbE, translating to MKKVLYGIFAISALAATSVYAAPVQVGEAAGSAATSASAGSSTAASTSTVSSAVGVALAATGGGDGSNTGTTTTTTTSTQ from the coding sequence ATGAAGAAAGTACTGTATGGCATTTTTGCCATATCTGCACTTGCGGCGACATCTGTCTATGCAGCTCCGGTTCAGGTCGGGGAAGCAGCAGGGTCGGCAGCGACGTCTGCGTCTGCGGGGAGTTCTACCGCGGCCAGCACCAGCACCGTAAGTTCAGCCGTGGGTGTCGCGCTGGCGGCAACCGGTGGCGGTGATGGCTCCAATACCGGAACCACGACCACTACGACAACCAGCACCCAGTAA
- a CDS encoding YjbF family lipoprotein yields MKRPAIILICLLLQACSATTKGLGHSLWESLFGTPGVHLTDDELQNMPYASQYMQLNDGPQLFVVLAFDENGQQKWVTQDQATIVTQHGRIVKTLLGGDNLLEVNNIADDPLIKPNQIVDGAGWTRTMGWTEHKQVRYATAHSTFRWDGTDSVKVGSDETQVRVLDEAVTTDQATWHNRFWIDEEGQIRQSLQYLGAGFFPVKTTLIKAAKS; encoded by the coding sequence GTGAAGCGACCTGCAATCATTCTGATTTGCCTGCTGCTGCAGGCGTGCTCGGCCACCACCAAAGGGCTGGGACATTCCCTGTGGGAAAGCCTGTTCGGCACACCCGGCGTGCATCTGACCGATGACGAACTGCAAAACATGCCTTATGCCAGCCAGTACATGCAGCTTAACGATGGCCCGCAGCTGTTTGTGGTGCTCGCTTTCGATGAAAACGGGCAGCAGAAATGGGTGACGCAGGATCAGGCCACCATCGTGACGCAGCACGGCCGCATAGTGAAAACGCTGCTCGGCGGCGACAACCTGCTGGAAGTGAATAATATCGCCGACGACCCGCTGATCAAGCCGAACCAGATCGTCGACGGCGCAGGCTGGACGCGCACGATGGGCTGGACCGAACATAAGCAGGTGCGTTACGCCACGGCGCATTCCACCTTCCGCTGGGACGGCACCGACAGCGTGAAGGTCGGCAGCGACGAAACGCAGGTTCGCGTGCTGGATGAAGCGGTCACCACCGACCAGGCTACCTGGCACAACCGCTTCTGGATCGACGAGGAAGGGCAGATCCGCCAGTCCTTGCAGTATCTCGGTGCCGGTTTCTTCCCGGTGAAAACCACGCTGATCAAGGCCGCAAAATCATGA
- a CDS encoding capsule biosynthesis GfcC D2 domain-containing protein, translating into MRTIIRVALIASLATPAAWSAGTVKVYTPDSEKPKTLTHAEHLLDLVGQPRLANSWWPGAVIAERQKTAEAEQQHKALLARLTGLAEQEDGDDAAAINSVRQQLQALKVTGRQKVNLDPDEVRVTENGNPTLEGEYTLWLPAKPTTVTVMGLISSPGNKPFTPGRDVASYLDEQSLLSGADNSYAWVVYPDGHTQKAPVAYWNKRHIEPMPGSIIFVGFADHFWTKAYDGLNADILHSLIQRIPE; encoded by the coding sequence ATGAGAACAATTATCCGCGTTGCGCTAATTGCGAGCCTTGCCACCCCTGCGGCGTGGTCTGCAGGAACGGTGAAGGTCTATACGCCGGACAGTGAAAAACCTAAAACCTTAACCCACGCCGAGCATCTGCTCGATCTTGTCGGGCAGCCGAGGCTCGCCAACAGCTGGTGGCCGGGGGCGGTGATCGCTGAACGGCAGAAAACCGCTGAAGCGGAACAACAGCATAAGGCGCTTCTTGCCAGGCTAACGGGACTTGCGGAGCAGGAAGACGGCGACGACGCGGCGGCCATTAACAGCGTCCGCCAGCAGCTGCAGGCGCTGAAGGTGACGGGCCGTCAGAAGGTGAATCTTGATCCGGACGAGGTGCGCGTCACGGAAAACGGCAACCCGACGCTGGAAGGGGAGTATACGCTCTGGCTTCCGGCGAAGCCGACGACGGTGACCGTGATGGGGCTTATCAGCAGCCCGGGCAACAAGCCCTTTACGCCGGGACGCGACGTGGCGAGCTACCTCGACGAGCAGAGCCTGCTCAGCGGTGCCGATAACAGCTACGCCTGGGTGGTTTACCCTGACGGGCACACGCAAAAAGCGCCGGTGGCTTACTGGAACAAGCGCCATATCGAACCTATGCCGGGCAGCATCATTTTTGTCGGTTTTGCCGACCATTTCTGGACGAAGGCGTATGACGGGCTTAACGCCGATATCCTTCACTCCCTGATTCAGCGGATACCGGAATAA
- a CDS encoding YjbH domain-containing protein yields MKRPYLYSMLALCVSAACHAETYPAPVGPSQSDFGGVGLLQTPTARMAREGEISLNYRDNDQYRYYSASVQLFPWLETTLRYTDVRTKQYSSVEAFSGDQTYKDKAFDLKLRLWEESYWMPQVSVGAKDIGGTGLFDAEYIVASKAWGPFDFSLGLGWGYLGTSGNVKNPFCSYSDKYCYRDNSYKKAGSINGDQMFHGPASLFGGVEYQTPWQPLRLKLEYEGNDYSQEFAGKIEQKSKFNVGAIYRVTDWADVNLSYERGNTVMFGFTLRTNFNDMRPHYNDNARPAYRPEPQDAILQHSVVANQLTLLKYNAGLADPKIQTKGDTLYVTGEQVKYRDSREGIERANRIVMNDLPEGIRTIRVTENRLNLPQVTTETDVASLKRHLEGEPLGHETELVQKRVEPIVPETTEQGWYIDRSRFDFHIDPVLNQSVGGPENFYMYQLGVIATADLWLTDHLLTTGSLFGNIANNYDKFNYTNPPKDSTLPRVRTRVREYVQNDAYVNNLQANYFQYFGNGFYGQAYGGYLETMYGGAGAEVLYRPVDSNWAFGIDANYVKQRDWRSAQDMMKFTDYSVKTGHLTAYWTPSFAPDVLVKASVGQYLAGDKGGTLDISKHFDSGVVVGGYATITNVSPDEYGEGDFTKGVYVSIPLDLFSSGPTRSRAAVGWTPLTRDGGQQLGRKFQLYDMTSDKNVNFR; encoded by the coding sequence ATGAAAAGACCTTATCTCTACAGCATGCTGGCGCTCTGCGTGAGTGCCGCCTGCCATGCAGAAACGTATCCGGCACCCGTTGGCCCGTCTCAGTCAGACTTCGGCGGCGTCGGTTTACTGCAAACCCCCACCGCGCGTATGGCGCGCGAAGGGGAAATCAGCCTTAACTACCGCGATAACGACCAGTACCGCTACTACTCGGCGTCGGTGCAGCTGTTCCCGTGGCTTGAAACCACGCTGCGCTATACCGACGTGCGGACGAAACAGTACAGCAGCGTGGAGGCATTCTCCGGCGATCAGACCTACAAAGATAAAGCCTTCGACCTCAAGCTGCGCCTGTGGGAAGAGAGCTACTGGATGCCGCAGGTGTCCGTGGGCGCCAAGGATATCGGCGGGACCGGCCTGTTTGACGCGGAATACATTGTGGCCAGCAAGGCCTGGGGGCCGTTCGACTTCTCGCTCGGTCTTGGCTGGGGCTATCTGGGCACCAGCGGCAACGTAAAAAACCCGTTTTGCTCCTACAGCGATAAATATTGCTACCGCGATAATAGCTATAAAAAAGCCGGTTCAATTAACGGCGATCAGATGTTCCACGGCCCGGCGTCGCTGTTTGGCGGCGTGGAATACCAGACGCCGTGGCAGCCGCTGCGCCTGAAGCTGGAGTACGAAGGGAATGACTATTCCCAGGAATTCGCCGGGAAGATTGAGCAGAAGAGCAAGTTTAACGTCGGCGCCATTTATCGCGTCACCGACTGGGCCGACGTTAACCTCAGCTACGAGCGCGGCAATACGGTGATGTTCGGCTTCACGCTGCGCACCAACTTTAACGACATGCGGCCGCACTACAATGATAACGCGCGGCCTGCCTACCGGCCGGAGCCGCAGGATGCCATTCTGCAGCACTCCGTGGTGGCAAACCAGCTGACGCTGCTTAAATACAACGCCGGTCTGGCGGATCCGAAGATCCAGACCAAAGGCGATACGCTGTACGTCACCGGCGAGCAGGTAAAATACCGCGACTCCCGGGAAGGGATCGAGCGCGCCAACCGGATCGTCATGAACGATCTGCCGGAGGGGATCCGCACGATCCGCGTGACGGAAAACCGCCTCAACCTGCCGCAGGTCACAACCGAAACGGACGTTGCCAGCCTCAAGCGCCACCTTGAAGGCGAACCGCTGGGGCATGAAACCGAGCTGGTGCAAAAACGCGTTGAGCCGATCGTGCCGGAGACCACCGAGCAGGGCTGGTATATCGACAGATCGCGCTTCGATTTCCATATCGATCCGGTGCTGAACCAGTCCGTCGGCGGGCCGGAAAACTTCTACATGTATCAGCTGGGCGTCATAGCGACGGCGGATCTGTGGCTTACCGACCACCTGCTGACCACCGGCAGCCTGTTCGGCAACATTGCTAACAACTACGACAAGTTCAACTACACCAACCCGCCAAAAGACTCGACGCTGCCGCGCGTGCGTACCCGCGTGCGTGAGTACGTGCAAAACGATGCCTACGTGAATAACCTGCAGGCCAACTACTTCCAGTACTTCGGCAACGGTTTCTACGGCCAGGCGTACGGCGGCTATCTGGAAACCATGTACGGCGGCGCGGGGGCAGAAGTGCTTTATCGCCCTGTCGACAGCAACTGGGCGTTCGGGATTGACGCCAACTACGTCAAGCAGCGCGACTGGCGCAGCGCGCAGGACATGATGAAGTTCACCGACTACAGCGTCAAAACGGGCCATCTGACCGCCTACTGGACGCCGTCGTTCGCGCCTGACGTGCTGGTGAAGGCCAGCGTCGGCCAGTATCTGGCAGGCGATAAGGGCGGCACGCTGGATATCTCCAAACACTTCGACAGCGGCGTCGTGGTGGGCGGCTACGCCACCATCACCAACGTCTCGCCGGACGAATATGGGGAAGGGGACTTCACCAAAGGGGTCTACGTGTCGATTCCGCTGGATCTCTTCTCGTCAGGCCCAACCCGCAGCCGTGCGGCGGTGGGCTGGACGCCGCTGACGCGCGACGGGGGCCAGCAGCTTGGGCGTAAGTTCCAGCTGTATGACATGACCAGCGATAAGAACGTTAACTTCCGCTGA
- the psiE gene encoding phosphate-starvation-inducible protein PsiE yields MTSLTRPRVEFISTVLQTVLNLGLLSLGLILVVFLGKETVHLADVLFAPEQTSKYALVEGLVVYFLYFEFIALIVKYFQSGFHFPLRYFVYIGITAIVRLIIVDHKSPLDVLIYSAAILLLVITLWLCNSKRLKRE; encoded by the coding sequence ATGACATCCCTGACTCGCCCGCGCGTTGAGTTTATCTCAACTGTCCTCCAGACCGTGCTGAACCTCGGTCTGTTGAGCCTTGGCCTGATACTGGTCGTCTTTTTGGGTAAAGAGACGGTGCATCTGGCGGATGTACTGTTCGCCCCTGAACAAACCAGCAAATATGCGCTGGTGGAAGGCCTGGTGGTCTACTTTCTCTACTTTGAATTTATCGCCCTGATTGTGAAGTATTTTCAGTCCGGCTTTCACTTCCCGCTGCGCTATTTTGTCTACATTGGGATCACCGCGATAGTGCGGCTGATCATCGTCGATCATAAATCTCCCCTCGACGTGCTGATCTACTCGGCGGCGATCCTGCTGCTGGTGATCACCCTCTGGCTGTGTAATTCGAAGCGGCTGAAGCGCGAATAA
- the malG gene encoding maltose ABC transporter permease MalG, which yields MAMVQPKSQKLRLLATHLGLLIFIAAIMFPLLMVIAISLRSGNFATGSLIPDEISWEHWKLALGFSVEHADGRITPPPFPVLLWLWNSVKIAGITAVGIVALSTTCAYAFARMRFPGKATLLKGMLIFQMFPAVLSLVALYALFDRLGQYVPFIGLNTHGGVIFAYLGGIALHVWTIKGYFETIDGSLEEAAALDGATPWQAFRLVLLPLSVPILAVVFILSFIAAITEVPVASLLLRDVNSYTLAVGMQQYLNPQNYLWGDFAAAAVLSAIPITVVFLLAQRWLVNGLTAGGVKG from the coding sequence ATGGCAATGGTACAACCCAAATCTCAAAAGCTGCGCCTCCTGGCGACGCACTTAGGCCTGCTGATTTTTATCGCGGCGATCATGTTCCCGCTGCTGATGGTTATCGCCATCTCCCTGCGTTCGGGTAACTTCGCCACCGGGAGCCTGATCCCGGACGAAATCTCCTGGGAGCACTGGAAGCTGGCGCTGGGCTTCAGCGTGGAACACGCCGATGGCCGCATCACGCCGCCGCCGTTCCCGGTGCTGCTGTGGCTGTGGAACTCGGTGAAAATCGCAGGCATTACCGCCGTGGGTATCGTCGCGCTGTCCACCACCTGCGCTTACGCCTTCGCCCGCATGCGCTTCCCGGGCAAAGCGACGCTGCTGAAAGGGATGCTGATTTTCCAGATGTTCCCGGCGGTGCTGTCGCTGGTGGCGCTGTATGCCCTGTTTGACCGCCTGGGCCAGTACGTGCCGTTTATCGGTCTGAACACCCACGGCGGCGTGATCTTCGCCTATCTTGGCGGTATCGCGCTGCACGTATGGACCATTAAAGGCTATTTCGAAACCATCGACGGCTCGCTGGAAGAAGCGGCCGCGCTGGACGGTGCAACGCCGTGGCAGGCGTTCCGCCTCGTACTTCTGCCGCTGTCGGTGCCAATTCTGGCGGTGGTGTTTATCCTGTCGTTTATCGCCGCCATCACCGAAGTGCCCGTCGCGTCGCTGCTGCTGCGCGATGTGAACAGCTACACCCTGGCCGTGGGTATGCAGCAATACCTCAACCCGCAAAACTACCTGTGGGGCGACTTTGCCGCGGCGGCCGTACTCTCTGCCATCCCGATTACCGTGGTGTTCCTGCTGGCGCAGCGCTGGCTGGTTAACGGCCTGACGGCGGGCGGTGTGAAAGGTTAA
- the malF gene encoding maltose ABC transporter permease MalF, producing the protein MDVIKKKHWWQSDALKWSAIGLLCLLVGYLVVLMYVQGEYLFAIMTLILSSAGLYIFANRKAYAWRYVYPGVAGMGLFVLFPLICTIAIAFTNYSSTNQLAQERAQQVLLDRSYQAGKTYNFGLYPEGNEWKLALTDEASSKYYVSDAFKFGGEQKLALKEAAALPEGERANLRVITQNRQALTQLTAVLPDESKVTMSSLRQFSGTQPLYTLADDGTLTNNQSGVKYRPNNDIGFYQSITADGKWGDDKLSPGYTVTIGWDNFTRVFTDEGIQKPFFAIFVWTVVFSVLTVILTVAVGMVLACLVQWESLKGKAIYRVLLILPYAVPSFISILIFKGLFNQSFGEINMMLSALFGIKPAWFSDPTTARSMIIIVNTWLGYPYMMILCMGLLKAIPDDLYEASAMDGAGPFQNFFKITLPLLIKPLTPLMIASFAFNFNNFVLIQLLTNGGPDRLGTTTPAGYTDLLVSYTYRIAFEGGGGQDFGLAAAIATLIFLLVGALAIVNLKATRMKFD; encoded by the coding sequence ATGGATGTCATTAAAAAGAAGCACTGGTGGCAAAGCGACGCGCTGAAGTGGTCAGCGATCGGTCTGCTGTGTCTGCTGGTGGGTTACCTTGTTGTTTTAATGTACGTACAAGGGGAATATCTGTTCGCCATCATGACGCTGATCTTAAGCTCTGCTGGCCTCTATATTTTCGCCAACCGTAAAGCCTATGCCTGGCGCTATGTCTATCCGGGCGTGGCCGGGATGGGGCTGTTTGTCCTGTTCCCGCTGATTTGCACCATCGCCATTGCGTTCACCAACTACAGCAGCACCAACCAGCTTGCGCAAGAGCGCGCGCAGCAGGTCCTGCTGGATCGTTCATATCAGGCAGGCAAGACCTATAACTTCGGCCTTTATCCTGAAGGAAACGAATGGAAGTTAGCGCTTACTGACGAAGCAAGCAGCAAATACTATGTCTCTGACGCGTTCAAATTTGGCGGCGAGCAGAAGCTGGCCTTAAAAGAGGCTGCGGCCCTGCCGGAAGGTGAACGTGCTAACCTGCGCGTCATTACCCAGAACCGCCAGGCGCTGACCCAGCTCACCGCCGTGCTGCCAGACGAAAGCAAAGTGACCATGAGCTCGCTGCGCCAGTTCTCCGGCACGCAGCCGCTCTATACCCTGGCAGATGACGGCACGCTGACGAATAACCAGAGCGGCGTGAAGTATCGCCCGAACAACGACATCGGTTTCTATCAGTCCATTACCGCCGACGGCAAATGGGGTGATGACAAGCTCAGCCCGGGCTACACCGTCACCATCGGCTGGGATAACTTTACCCGCGTCTTTACCGACGAAGGCATTCAGAAACCGTTCTTCGCCATCTTCGTCTGGACGGTGGTCTTCTCGGTGCTGACGGTGATACTGACCGTGGCCGTGGGCATGGTGCTGGCCTGCCTGGTGCAGTGGGAATCCCTGAAGGGCAAAGCGATTTACCGCGTGCTGCTGATTCTGCCGTATGCCGTACCGTCGTTTATCTCGATACTGATTTTCAAAGGGCTGTTCAACCAGAGCTTCGGTGAAATCAACATGATGCTGAGCGCGCTGTTCGGTATCAAACCGGCCTGGTTCAGCGACCCGACCACCGCCCGCTCGATGATTATCATCGTCAACACCTGGCTGGGCTATCCGTACATGATGATCCTGTGCATGGGGCTGCTTAAGGCTATCCCGGACGATCTGTACGAAGCCTCGGCGATGGACGGCGCGGGCCCGTTCCAGAACTTCTTCAAAATTACGCTGCCGCTGCTCATCAAGCCGCTGACGCCGCTGATGATTGCCAGTTTCGCCTTTAACTTTAACAACTTCGTGCTGATTCAGCTGTTGACCAACGGCGGCCCGGACCGCCTTGGCACCACGACGCCAGCGGGCTATACCGACCTGCTCGTGAGCTACACCTACCGTATCGCCTTCGAAGGCGGCGGCGGTCAGGACTTCGGCCTGGCGGCGGCGATTGCCACCCTGATCTTCCTGCTGGTGGGCGCCCTGGCGATTGTGAACCTGAAAGCCACACGTATGAAATTTGACTAA
- the malE gene encoding maltose/maltodextrin ABC transporter substrate-binding protein MalE, producing MNIKTGARVFALSALAAMMISAPALAKIEEGKLVIWINGDKGYNGLAEVGKKFEKDTGIKVTVEHPDKLEEKFPQVAATGDGPDIIFWAHDRFGGYAQSGLLAEVTPDKAFQDKLFPFTWDAVRYNGKLIAYPIAVEALSLIYNKDLVPNPPKTWEEIPKLDKELKAKGKSALMFNLQEPYFTWPLIAADGGYAFKFENGKYDVKDVGVDNAGAKAGLTFLIDLIKNKHMNADTDYSIAEAAFNKGETAMTINGPWAWTNIDKSKINYGVTLLPTFKGKPSKPFVGVLSAGINAASPNKELAKEFLENYLLTDQGLDEVNKDKPLGAVALKSFQDQLAKDPRIAATMDNAQKGEIMPNIPQMAAFWYATRTAVINAASGRQTVDAALKDAQGRITK from the coding sequence ATGAATATCAAGACTGGCGCACGCGTTTTCGCATTGTCCGCCCTCGCAGCAATGATGATTTCCGCACCGGCGCTCGCCAAAATTGAAGAAGGCAAACTGGTTATCTGGATTAACGGCGACAAAGGCTATAACGGCCTGGCCGAAGTGGGCAAAAAATTCGAGAAAGACACCGGCATCAAAGTGACCGTAGAGCATCCGGACAAACTGGAAGAGAAGTTCCCGCAGGTTGCAGCAACCGGCGATGGCCCGGACATCATCTTCTGGGCGCATGACCGTTTCGGTGGCTACGCGCAGTCTGGCCTGCTGGCTGAAGTGACGCCAGACAAAGCGTTCCAGGACAAGCTGTTCCCGTTCACCTGGGACGCCGTGCGCTACAACGGCAAGCTGATCGCTTACCCTATCGCGGTTGAAGCGCTGTCTCTGATTTACAACAAAGACCTGGTGCCAAACCCGCCGAAAACCTGGGAAGAGATCCCGAAACTGGATAAAGAGCTGAAGGCGAAAGGTAAATCCGCCCTGATGTTCAACCTGCAAGAGCCGTACTTCACCTGGCCGCTGATTGCTGCCGACGGCGGTTACGCGTTCAAGTTTGAAAACGGCAAGTATGACGTGAAAGACGTGGGCGTAGACAATGCGGGCGCGAAAGCGGGTCTGACCTTCCTGATCGATCTGATCAAGAACAAACACATGAACGCGGATACCGACTACTCCATCGCGGAAGCGGCGTTCAACAAAGGCGAAACCGCGATGACCATCAACGGTCCGTGGGCCTGGACCAACATCGACAAGAGCAAAATCAACTATGGCGTAACGCTGCTGCCAACCTTCAAAGGCAAGCCGTCTAAACCGTTCGTTGGCGTGCTGAGCGCAGGCATCAACGCCGCCAGCCCGAACAAAGAGCTGGCGAAAGAGTTCCTGGAAAACTACCTGCTGACCGATCAGGGTCTGGATGAAGTGAACAAGGACAAACCGCTGGGCGCCGTCGCGCTGAAATCCTTCCAGGATCAGCTGGCGAAAGACCCGCGTATCGCGGCCACCATGGATAACGCCCAGAAAGGCGAAATCATGCCGAACATCCCACAGATGGCAGCGTTCTGGTACGCCACCCGTACTGCGGTCATCAACGCAGCAAGCGGTCGTCAGACCGTTGATGCCGCGCTGAAAGATGCGCAGGGTCGTATTACTAAGTAA
- the malK gene encoding maltose/maltodextrin ABC transporter ATP-binding protein MalK — MASVQLRNVTKAWGDVVVSKDINLDINEGEFVVFVGPSGCGKSTLLRMIAGLETITSGDLLIGDTRMNDIPPAERGVGMVFQSYALYPHLSVAENMSFGLKLAGAKKEVINQRVTQVAEVLQLAHLLERKPKALSGGQRQRVAIGRTLVAEPRVFLLDEPLSNLDAALRVQMRIEISRLHKRLGRTMIYVTHDQVEAMTLADKIVVLDAGRVAQVGKPLELYHYPADRFVAGFIGSPKMNFLPVKVTATAIEQVQVELPNRQQVWLPVDSANVQVGANMSLGIRPEHLLPSHIADVTLEGEVQVVEQLGHETQIHIQIPAIRQNLVYRQNDVVLVEEGATFAIGLPPERCHLFREDGTACRRLHKEPGV; from the coding sequence ATGGCGAGCGTACAGCTGCGTAATGTAACGAAAGCCTGGGGGGACGTTGTGGTGTCGAAAGACATCAATCTGGACATCAACGAAGGCGAATTCGTGGTGTTTGTCGGCCCATCAGGCTGCGGTAAATCAACTCTGCTGCGTATGATTGCCGGTCTTGAAACGATCACCAGCGGCGACCTGCTGATCGGTGATACCCGAATGAATGACATCCCGCCCGCCGAACGCGGCGTCGGTATGGTCTTCCAGTCTTATGCACTCTACCCCCACCTTTCCGTTGCCGAAAACATGTCCTTTGGCCTGAAGCTGGCTGGCGCGAAGAAAGAGGTCATTAACCAGCGCGTGACGCAGGTGGCGGAAGTGCTGCAGCTGGCGCACCTGCTGGAGCGAAAACCAAAAGCGCTTTCCGGCGGACAGCGTCAGCGTGTGGCGATTGGCCGTACGCTGGTGGCCGAACCGCGCGTGTTCCTGCTTGATGAACCTCTCTCTAACCTGGATGCCGCCCTGCGCGTTCAGATGCGTATCGAAATCTCCCGTCTGCACAAGCGTCTTGGCCGCACGATGATTTACGTCACCCACGATCAGGTCGAAGCGATGACCCTCGCCGACAAAATCGTGGTGCTGGATGCCGGCCGCGTGGCGCAGGTCGGTAAGCCGCTGGAGCTGTACCACTACCCGGCAGACCGCTTTGTTGCGGGCTTTATTGGCTCGCCAAAGATGAATTTCCTGCCTGTCAAGGTAACCGCGACAGCCATTGAACAGGTACAGGTGGAGCTGCCCAACCGCCAGCAGGTCTGGCTGCCGGTCGACAGCGCCAACGTACAGGTGGGGGCAAATATGTCCCTCGGTATTCGTCCTGAGCATTTACTGCCGAGCCACATCGCTGATGTGACCCTGGAAGGGGAAGTTCAGGTCGTCGAACAGCTTGGTCACGAAACACAGATTCATATCCAGATCCCCGCCATCCGTCAGAACCTGGTCTACCGCCAGAACGACGTGGTGTTGGTAGAAGAGGGTGCCACATTCGCTATCGGCTTGCCGCCAGAGCGCTGCCATCTGTTCCGTGAGGATGGCACTGCATGTCGTCGGTTGCACAAAGAGCCAGGCGTTTAA